In Phreatobacter stygius, a genomic segment contains:
- a CDS encoding GNAT family N-acetyltransferase: protein MVRAYGGIRLRDARAELPETLGRIGSLEVRLAANAAEVRRAQKLRFKVFYEEMRAIADGPSKLARRDIDAFDAICDHLVVIDHDVVKRPRFGPPRPAIVGTYRLLRQDVANRHGGFYTASEFDIAGLLERHKGLRFLELGRSCVKPAYRNKRTVELLWHGIWTYVLRHRIDAMFGCASLDGTDPKALSLELSFLHHHAAAPEEWAARALPSRYVGMGRLSKDALDVKRALHALPPLIKGYLRLGAHVGDGAVVDHQFGTTDVLIVLPVSAISPRYIGHFGPTGERHAA from the coding sequence ATGGTGCGCGCCTATGGCGGCATCCGCCTGCGCGACGCCCGGGCGGAATTGCCGGAAACGCTTGGGCGCATCGGTTCGCTCGAAGTACGGCTCGCGGCCAATGCCGCGGAAGTGCGCCGGGCGCAGAAACTGCGCTTCAAGGTCTTCTACGAGGAGATGCGGGCGATCGCCGACGGTCCGTCCAAGCTGGCGCGCCGCGACATCGACGCCTTCGACGCCATCTGCGACCATCTGGTGGTGATCGATCATGACGTGGTCAAGCGGCCGCGCTTCGGGCCGCCGCGCCCGGCCATCGTCGGAACCTACCGGCTGCTGCGCCAGGACGTCGCCAATCGCCACGGCGGCTTCTACACCGCCTCCGAATTCGACATTGCAGGCTTGCTGGAGCGCCACAAGGGCTTGCGCTTCCTCGAGCTCGGCCGCTCCTGCGTCAAGCCGGCCTATCGCAACAAGCGCACGGTGGAACTGCTCTGGCACGGCATCTGGACCTATGTGCTGCGCCATCGCATCGATGCGATGTTCGGCTGCGCCAGCCTCGACGGCACCGATCCGAAGGCCCTGTCGCTGGAACTGTCATTCCTGCACCATCACGCCGCCGCGCCCGAGGAATGGGCGGCGCGCGCCTTGCCGTCGCGTTATGTCGGCATGGGGCGCCTGTCCAAGGATGCACTCGACGTGAAGCGCGCGCTGCATGCCCTGCCGCCGCTGATCAAGGGTTATCTCCGGCTCGGCGCGCATGTCGGCGACGGCGCCGTGGTCGACCATCAGTTCGGCACCACCGATGTGCTGATCGTGCTGCCGGTATCGGCGATCAGCCCCCGCTATATTGGTCATTTCGGCCCGACCGGCGAGCGTCACGCCGCATGA